Proteins encoded in a region of the Moritella marina ATCC 15381 genome:
- a CDS encoding TetR family transcriptional regulator, translating to MQCIIKCRATTPEQKALRLTQIMDVTAARFSTLSYEEVNLKHIAADVGITKAALYRYFRNKETLFLAVYIQEFELLAQTAKKEMGQVQLTDSICNTLIKHPLFCKLSAIMHTALQCNLTLDEAREFKTTLLHFIQQYAAMISAQYALSIDQATALLLQVQQVIIGCWHMSHSVGAVAEVIKEGPLQLFEVNFADILHSHITRLVTSYQG from the coding sequence ATGCAATGTATTATTAAATGCCGCGCCACGACGCCAGAGCAAAAAGCCCTGCGCTTAACGCAGATAATGGACGTTACTGCGGCACGTTTCTCGACACTGAGTTATGAAGAGGTCAACTTAAAACATATCGCCGCCGATGTGGGGATCACCAAAGCCGCTTTGTATCGCTATTTCAGAAACAAAGAAACCCTGTTTCTCGCTGTTTACATTCAAGAGTTTGAGTTGTTAGCACAGACAGCTAAAAAAGAAATGGGGCAAGTACAACTCACCGATTCTATTTGTAATACCTTAATAAAGCACCCGTTATTTTGTAAGCTCAGTGCCATCATGCATACTGCATTACAATGTAACTTAACCCTTGATGAAGCGCGTGAGTTCAAAACCACGTTATTGCATTTTATTCAGCAATACGCCGCCATGATCAGTGCGCAATACGCATTAAGTATCGATCAAGCCACAGCGCTATTATTGCAGGTACAGCAAGTCATCATTGGTTGCTGGCACATGAGTCATTCAGTGGGCGCTGTTGCAGAAGTAATTAAAGAAGGGCCATTGCAGTTATTTGAAGTAAACTTTGCCGATATACTACACAGCCACATCACGCGGCTCGTTACTAGTTATCAAGGCTGA
- a CDS encoding sensor domain-containing diguanylate cyclase: MTEKLTYQELESQIIALKAESAVLQLQLEIAKQSENQSRETAQLLQTLVDTIPSPLFYKNIDGAYEQCNDAFAETILGIDKDKIINKSLFDLGEYIPYELAEIYHAKDLILLKNSGKQVYETSVKCADGSIRIFSFYKASVLAESGKILGVVGVMLDITELKNKKRELKEKNRRLETYSMTDPLTSLYNRRKFNAVFPDCLRVAKRSKRLLNFAIIDVDNFKKYNDNYGHVAGDNALVIISNLLQSKLQRPDDYIFRLGGEEFGLLFYADDEISASQFASDIRLSIQGLGIPHIANEGYECVTISLGLVTIKNSNKDMLAVYEMADNLLYKVKKSGKNQILTKLV, encoded by the coding sequence ATGACAGAAAAATTAACTTATCAAGAATTAGAATCGCAAATCATCGCGCTTAAAGCGGAATCGGCGGTTTTACAGTTACAACTTGAGATAGCGAAGCAATCAGAAAATCAATCACGCGAAACTGCACAATTGTTGCAAACATTAGTTGATACGATACCTAGCCCGTTGTTTTATAAAAATATCGATGGTGCCTACGAGCAGTGTAACGATGCATTTGCCGAGACTATTTTAGGCATAGATAAAGACAAGATCATCAACAAATCCTTGTTTGATTTGGGTGAGTATATACCGTATGAATTAGCGGAGATTTATCATGCCAAAGATCTTATTTTACTCAAGAATTCAGGTAAGCAGGTTTACGAAACATCGGTTAAATGCGCTGACGGTTCTATCCGCATATTTTCATTTTATAAAGCCTCAGTACTTGCTGAAAGCGGCAAGATCCTAGGGGTGGTTGGTGTGATGCTTGATATTACTGAATTGAAAAATAAAAAGCGTGAGTTAAAAGAAAAAAACCGCCGTTTAGAAACCTATTCAATGACAGACCCTTTAACGAGTCTGTACAACCGCCGTAAATTTAATGCTGTATTTCCAGACTGTTTACGTGTTGCTAAACGCAGTAAACGGCTATTAAACTTTGCGATTATCGATGTTGATAACTTCAAAAAATACAATGACAACTACGGCCATGTCGCAGGGGACAACGCCTTAGTTATTATCTCCAACTTGTTACAAAGCAAATTACAGCGACCGGACGATTATATATTCCGTTTAGGTGGCGAAGAGTTTGGCTTGTTGTTTTATGCTGATGATGAAATTTCAGCATCTCAATTTGCGAGTGATATTCGTCTTTCTATTCAGGGGCTTGGTATTCCACATATAGCCAATGAAGGATATGAATGCGTGACGATTTCATTAGGATTAGTGACAATAAAAAATTCGAATAAAGATATGTTAGCCGTCTATGAAATGGCTGATAACTTATTGTATAAGGTTAAAAAGTCAGGCAAAAATCAGATCTTAACCAAACTCGTTTAA
- a CDS encoding ExeM/NucH family extracellular endonuclease has translation MLAGLLRGVIIAIIGVNSVFAETLLLNQQAVLCVGENSSISQLQGQGKRSPVVKSTNRSDKIFTVQGQVTRLKRGHEPGFFMQQIATPELMLDNIPERVSTSTAESMPASIQQSALASTGIFVSTEILADITLNSRVCVTGVVEEHYGLTRLRPTSHTKTMQTGSVKTVASNITPTDIIAATADAHFSDTLERYEGMKVRVAGITDMRVTKPLYYERRWRRYNIILSHQQINIHPNTTAFPASIAADALALNNKQRRLYVQLGSGLSVPSNLDYMRVNDRVTGIVGVLTFSYGEFRLLVDNGLAQARFLHHIDGHSDRYRHDKHLHNSDRQQLAVRDNNDLRIASFNLLNYFNRAAGGVSNPLRQNRGAKTLSALHKQERQLRDTLLALDADFIGLMEVENNGFGQNSAIVRLLGLVNQEITDPSQHYALVKPDKADLHQGYYLGTGAISVAGFYRPTKLKLVNTRVIQLPVQRRKLGNKLSKAYHRPALTPTFIRMDSADKNNKLTISVNHFKSKGSKCVEDKRRATLLKKLKNQRKNSPELLRAWQKAKRTLAQDRQGHCAQFRTTAASILGQALATVPGSKIILGDLNSYPKEDPLLVLTDYEPARYSYYKITHSEHNYVGKTLLSQHTDTGFGYYDPFDNQPDVNWTYSFKALGRLDYILLSPDLVSNLVKHKVWHINAAESDLVNHAKSLKSKRELAKNDVNVGDKSHVSVVYSSSDHEPLFIDLK, from the coding sequence ATGCTAGCGGGTTTATTACGCGGTGTAATCATCGCTATAATCGGGGTGAATAGTGTATTCGCAGAGACATTATTGCTTAATCAACAAGCGGTTTTATGTGTTGGTGAAAATAGCTCGATTAGTCAATTACAGGGGCAGGGTAAGCGCTCGCCTGTCGTTAAAAGTACCAATCGCAGTGACAAGATATTTACAGTACAAGGGCAGGTGACTAGATTAAAACGCGGTCACGAGCCGGGGTTCTTTATGCAGCAAATAGCCACGCCAGAACTTATGTTAGACAATATTCCAGAAAGAGTGTCAACAAGTACCGCAGAAAGTATGCCTGCAAGTATTCAACAAAGTGCGCTCGCATCAACAGGTATCTTTGTGAGTACAGAGATACTTGCAGATATCACACTTAATAGCAGGGTATGCGTGACCGGCGTTGTCGAAGAACACTATGGCCTGACGCGCTTACGACCGACTTCTCATACAAAGACGATGCAAACTGGAAGTGTAAAAACAGTAGCGAGCAATATCACACCAACCGATATTATCGCAGCGACAGCAGATGCTCATTTTAGTGACACTCTAGAACGTTATGAAGGCATGAAAGTACGCGTGGCAGGCATTACCGATATGCGCGTGACCAAACCTTTATATTATGAGCGACGTTGGCGGCGTTATAACATTATTCTCAGCCATCAACAGATTAACATCCATCCAAATACCACGGCCTTTCCAGCTAGTATTGCTGCAGACGCACTCGCGTTAAATAATAAGCAGCGCCGATTATATGTGCAGTTAGGATCAGGCTTGTCTGTGCCGTCAAACTTGGATTACATGCGGGTAAACGACAGGGTTACGGGAATTGTCGGCGTGCTGACGTTCAGTTATGGTGAGTTTCGTTTGCTGGTGGATAATGGTTTGGCACAAGCGCGCTTTTTGCATCATATTGATGGGCATAGCGATAGGTACAGGCATGACAAACATTTACATAACAGTGATAGACAACAACTAGCGGTGCGAGATAATAATGATCTTCGCATTGCTAGTTTCAACTTACTTAATTACTTCAATCGCGCAGCGGGTGGTGTGAGCAATCCGTTAAGACAGAATCGCGGTGCTAAAACTTTATCGGCATTGCATAAGCAAGAAAGACAACTGCGAGATACCTTGTTAGCACTGGATGCAGATTTTATTGGTCTGATGGAAGTAGAGAATAACGGCTTTGGTCAGAACTCAGCAATTGTGCGGTTATTGGGTTTGGTGAATCAGGAAATAACCGACCCGAGTCAGCATTATGCTTTGGTTAAACCAGATAAAGCAGATTTACATCAAGGCTATTATCTTGGTACTGGTGCAATCTCGGTCGCGGGGTTTTATCGACCGACTAAGCTAAAATTGGTTAATACGCGGGTTATTCAGCTACCTGTTCAACGTCGTAAGCTTGGAAATAAACTGAGTAAAGCTTATCACCGGCCAGCACTGACACCGACATTTATCCGCATGGATAGCGCTGATAAAAATAACAAACTGACAATTAGTGTGAACCATTTCAAATCAAAAGGTTCGAAATGTGTTGAAGATAAACGCCGTGCAACCCTGCTGAAAAAACTAAAGAATCAGCGTAAAAACAGTCCTGAATTATTGCGGGCATGGCAAAAAGCAAAACGTACGTTAGCACAAGATAGGCAAGGCCATTGCGCGCAATTTAGAACGACTGCGGCGAGTATATTAGGCCAAGCGTTAGCGACGGTGCCTGGTAGCAAAATTATATTAGGTGATTTAAACAGTTACCCGAAAGAAGATCCCTTGTTAGTGCTAACGGACTATGAACCCGCGCGTTATAGTTATTATAAAATAACGCATAGCGAACACAATTATGTGGGCAAAACCTTGTTATCGCAGCATACCGATACTGGGTTTGGTTATTACGATCCATTCGATAATCAGCCTGATGTGAATTGGACTTATTCTTTTAAAGCACTCGGAAGATTAGATTATATTTTACTCAGCCCTGATCTGGTATCAAATTTAGTAAAGCACAAGGTGTGGCATATCAATGCAGCAGAAAGTGATTTGGTCAATCACGCTAAATCGTTGAAGAGTAAACGAGAGTTAGCTAAAAACGATGTTAACGTAGGTGATAAAAGCCATGTGAGTGTCGTGTATTCTTCTTCAGATCATGAACCACTATTTATTGATCTGAAATAA
- the murQ gene encoding N-acetylmuramic acid 6-phosphate etherase has translation MDIKSLTSEQRNSASANLDQLSTLELVKLFNSEDEKVSQAIKLELPLIAAAIDVIAHAFQQNGRLIYIGAGTSGRLGVLDASECPPTFGVGNQQVQGIIAGGEAAMFTAQEGAEDDLNAAQIDLEQIQLTPQDVVVGIAASGRTPYVIGGLSFANKLGCDTISISCNNDAPISSIAKIAITPVVGAEVLTGSSRMKAGTAQKLVLNMLSTGAMVRTGKVYQNLMVDVKTSNEKLITRSENIIMDVTGVERERAKTLLIAANQHVKSAILMELNGVDYATASQQLADNQGFLRQALNQ, from the coding sequence ATGGATATAAAATCGCTTACTTCAGAACAAAGAAATTCAGCAAGTGCTAACCTAGATCAACTTTCAACATTAGAACTTGTTAAGCTATTCAACAGTGAAGATGAAAAAGTCAGTCAAGCCATTAAACTCGAATTACCCCTTATTGCTGCAGCAATTGATGTTATCGCCCATGCATTTCAACAAAATGGGCGGTTGATTTATATTGGCGCAGGTACGTCGGGTCGATTAGGTGTGCTCGATGCGTCTGAATGTCCACCGACCTTCGGTGTTGGCAACCAGCAAGTACAAGGTATTATTGCCGGTGGTGAAGCGGCGATGTTTACAGCACAAGAAGGCGCAGAAGACGATTTAAACGCAGCACAGATTGACTTAGAACAGATCCAATTAACCCCGCAAGATGTAGTGGTGGGTATCGCAGCATCTGGGCGCACGCCTTATGTGATCGGTGGTTTATCGTTCGCAAATAAATTGGGCTGTGACACGATTTCGATCAGCTGTAATAACGACGCACCTATATCGAGCATAGCTAAGATCGCCATAACACCAGTTGTTGGCGCAGAAGTATTAACAGGCTCAAGCCGCATGAAAGCCGGGACAGCACAAAAATTAGTGCTGAATATGCTCAGTACTGGCGCGATGGTCAGAACCGGTAAGGTGTATCAAAACCTGATGGTTGATGTGAAAACATCGAATGAAAAGCTCATCACCCGCAGTGAAAATATCATCATGGATGTAACAGGCGTTGAACGTGAGCGCGCGAAAACACTGTTAATTGCTGCTAATCAACACGTGAAATCAGCGATCCTGATGGAATTAAACGGTGTTGATTACGCGACTGCAAGCCAACAGTTAGCTGATAACCAAGGTTTTTTACGCCAAGCATTAAATCAATAA
- a CDS encoding FKBP-type peptidyl-prolyl cis-trans isomerase: MTEHLTKQQENGLEITDIIIGDGKEAVKGALITTQYRGFLSDGTQFDSTYDKGKTFQCVIGTGRVIKGWDQGIMGMKVGGKRKLSVPSALAYGERNMGTVIPAHSDLSFEIELLEVLTRDD, translated from the coding sequence ATGACTGAACACCTGACTAAACAACAAGAAAACGGCCTAGAAATAACAGATATCATCATTGGCGATGGTAAAGAAGCAGTAAAAGGCGCGCTGATCACAACTCAGTATCGTGGCTTTCTTAGCGACGGCACACAATTCGATTCAACTTACGACAAAGGTAAAACGTTTCAATGTGTGATTGGGACTGGCCGTGTGATTAAAGGCTGGGATCAAGGTATTATGGGCATGAAGGTTGGCGGTAAACGTAAACTGTCGGTACCATCTGCACTGGCTTATGGCGAACGTAATATGGGCACAGTGATCCCAGCACATTCAGATCTAAGCTTTGAAATTGAATTACTTGAAGTACTAACACGCGACGACTAA
- a CDS encoding iron-containing alcohol dehydrogenase, with translation MLHQTVIQIREQVNKLVPIPLPKLIEGKGAISQTAQVLTELGGVKPLIVTDAMLVKLGIAKHLTDALDAANIAYSLFDEVTPDPTLPLIANGWQRYKQDGCDSVIALGGGSPMDCAKAIAAAAVKNVDARKLVGLLRVRKALPPFIAIPTTAGTGSEATVVAVVTDPEKKQKFTIVDPSLVPAVAIVDPLLMLGLPAKITAETGIDALTHAVESYIGCYATEQTKAYGYDAVKRIFANLPKAYADGSDIEARRQMSIASFNAGVAFTRASIGYVHAIAHQMGGYYHVPHGLANAVLLPHILDFSFENALCRYAELAIAAGLANSEDSQVEAAHKFVAGVKALNKTLNIQAGFPELKANDIPELAKRAVREAYCDYPVPKLMNRAQCEALLHKLVTV, from the coding sequence ATGTTGCATCAAACTGTTATACAAATCCGTGAGCAAGTGAATAAGTTAGTGCCAATCCCTTTACCTAAATTGATTGAAGGTAAAGGGGCTATTAGCCAAACTGCACAAGTATTAACTGAGTTAGGTGGCGTGAAACCACTGATTGTTACAGATGCAATGTTAGTTAAGTTAGGCATTGCTAAGCATTTAACAGATGCGTTAGATGCAGCCAATATTGCTTATTCATTGTTTGACGAAGTAACACCAGATCCAACCTTGCCATTGATTGCTAATGGCTGGCAGCGGTATAAGCAAGATGGTTGTGACAGTGTGATTGCATTAGGTGGTGGTTCACCAATGGATTGTGCTAAAGCGATTGCGGCTGCAGCGGTTAAAAACGTCGATGCGAGAAAGCTGGTTGGTTTGTTACGTGTGCGTAAAGCACTGCCGCCATTTATCGCGATCCCGACAACTGCGGGTACAGGCTCTGAAGCGACGGTTGTTGCTGTTGTGACCGACCCAGAAAAAAAACAAAAATTCACGATTGTTGATCCTAGCTTAGTGCCAGCTGTTGCTATTGTTGATCCGTTATTGATGTTAGGTCTTCCTGCTAAAATCACCGCTGAAACGGGTATCGATGCGTTAACGCACGCAGTAGAATCTTATATTGGTTGTTATGCGACAGAACAAACTAAAGCGTATGGTTATGATGCCGTTAAACGTATTTTTGCTAACCTACCTAAAGCCTATGCCGATGGCAGTGATATCGAAGCGCGCCGCCAAATGTCGATAGCGAGTTTTAATGCTGGCGTTGCGTTTACCCGTGCATCAATTGGTTATGTGCATGCGATTGCCCATCAAATGGGTGGCTATTATCATGTGCCACACGGTCTTGCTAATGCCGTACTATTACCACATATCCTGGATTTTTCATTCGAAAACGCGTTATGCCGTTATGCCGAATTGGCGATTGCAGCAGGACTGGCGAACAGTGAAGATAGTCAAGTTGAAGCGGCACATAAGTTTGTAGCGGGCGTGAAAGCATTGAACAAAACATTGAATATTCAAGCTGGCTTCCCTGAGCTTAAAGCGAATGATATTCCAGAACTTGCTAAGCGCGCTGTGCGAGAAGCATATTGTGATTACCCTGTGCCTAAATTAATGAACAGAGCACAGTGTGAAGCGTTATTGCATAAGCTAGTTACTGTGTAA
- a CDS encoding MATE family efflux transporter: MTTAKFTQGSTLSHIIYMSSTGAIGLTCLFLVDLLDLFYLSLLGEQHLAAAVGYAGTVAFFTTSISIGLSIAMGALVSKALGQGKRDSARSYVINISVVTIFVSLIIMLLTWFNIEYLLALLGAKDETLRLGTVYLQILVPSMPLMSLAMALGASLRAVGDGKLSMLSTIGGGLVNAVLDPIFIFALGMGIEGAAIASVLSRCAVFAISFYGVYSKHKLLGAWYSDSFKTQLPFIMAIALPAMLTNIATPIGNAFVTRSIAEFGDSFMAGYATINRVLPVAFGMIFALSGAIGPILGQNYGAKLIPRVRKSLKDALWFCTGYVVVFSFILYLIEDYLISGFNLTGDAVEVVTLFCRLLALTFIFNGMMFIANASFNNLGKPKYSTWFNMGKATLGTIPFVLVGAEIAGVKGILIGQALGSVFFGIASILLAFKLIKQKECKVDQDSVLADKLAKVIEGEHSAAFTTPSTISPTTEITEAMSDTVSASDITITSTVNALSSECSQFGMYNEEYDSKGCNLLLADNDNKEKS; encoded by the coding sequence ATGACCACAGCTAAGTTCACCCAAGGTTCTACTTTGTCGCATATTATTTATATGAGCTCGACGGGCGCTATCGGCTTAACCTGCCTATTTTTAGTCGATTTACTGGATCTGTTTTATCTCAGTTTACTTGGCGAGCAACACTTAGCAGCAGCTGTTGGTTATGCGGGAACAGTGGCCTTTTTTACCACCTCTATTTCTATTGGTCTGTCTATTGCGATGGGCGCGTTGGTGTCTAAAGCATTAGGGCAGGGGAAGCGGGATAGTGCGCGTTCGTATGTGATAAACATCAGCGTTGTGACTATTTTTGTATCCCTGATTATCATGTTATTAACCTGGTTTAATATAGAATACCTGCTGGCTTTGTTAGGCGCGAAAGATGAAACCTTACGCTTAGGTACCGTGTACTTACAAATCCTCGTCCCTTCGATGCCACTTATGTCGCTAGCTATGGCGCTTGGTGCAAGTTTACGTGCTGTAGGGGATGGTAAGCTGTCTATGTTATCAACCATAGGTGGTGGCCTCGTTAATGCGGTATTAGATCCAATTTTCATTTTCGCATTAGGCATGGGCATCGAAGGTGCCGCGATTGCGAGTGTACTGTCTCGATGCGCGGTATTTGCGATTTCATTTTATGGCGTTTATTCCAAGCATAAGTTACTTGGCGCCTGGTATAGCGATAGCTTTAAAACCCAACTGCCGTTTATTATGGCGATTGCTTTACCAGCGATGCTAACTAATATAGCAACGCCGATCGGTAATGCGTTTGTTACCCGAAGTATTGCTGAATTTGGTGATAGTTTCATGGCTGGTTATGCCACTATTAATCGTGTTTTACCGGTTGCGTTCGGGATGATTTTTGCTTTGTCTGGTGCCATAGGACCTATCTTGGGGCAGAACTATGGGGCGAAATTAATCCCCCGTGTGCGCAAAAGCCTGAAAGATGCATTATGGTTTTGCACCGGTTATGTGGTCGTTTTCTCTTTCATTTTATACTTAATCGAAGATTACTTAATCAGTGGTTTTAACCTGACTGGTGATGCGGTTGAAGTCGTGACGCTGTTCTGCCGTTTATTAGCCTTGACCTTTATCTTCAATGGCATGATGTTTATTGCTAATGCCAGTTTTAATAACTTGGGTAAACCGAAATATTCAACTTGGTTTAATATGGGCAAGGCGACTCTCGGTACCATTCCATTTGTACTTGTAGGTGCTGAAATCGCGGGTGTTAAAGGCATTCTAATTGGTCAGGCTTTAGGGTCGGTATTCTTTGGTATCGCGTCTATCTTGTTAGCGTTTAAATTGATTAAACAAAAAGAATGTAAAGTAGATCAGGATAGTGTATTGGCCGATAAGCTGGCTAAGGTGATAGAGGGAGAGCACTCGGCAGCCTTTACGACTCCATCTACAATATCGCCGACAACCGAAATAACTGAAGCGATGAGCGATACTGTTAGTGCCTCAGACATAACGATCACTTCCACGGTTAATGCGCTGTCTTCAGAATGTTCACAGTTTGGTATGTATAACGAAGAGTACGACAGCAAAGGTTGTAACTTATTGTTGGCGGATAATGATAACAAAGAAAAATCGTAA
- a CDS encoding winged helix-turn-helix domain-containing protein, which produces MAYKVSTDVIFCKVKAALQSSDGTQKLSASETEIMDLLCRKNGTVVSKEALKLIGWPGLEVTDQSLTQAIYSLRKKLTLCGSDDVIATVFNQGYIVKDVAVLSADTLSLRPTLFCKLKVYKLKTYNLKKSNILPFFICLLLPYIIHEQFIFGERFSESYTEELGYLSPKVSYIYNGHYLTFIANEDINKDRKAMIEMFVDKIPGKSKVFSFITNDKTYILACPLSNNAMMCDSTVSAVLELPANEENITAHQVNEWFLLQQGIKSELPLFTGVMMSSTSYMFVDEDLTITDKVRFIFDFNHQVESGFKQFKLKDKKYEGRYKGSVLYSKESDTKNTFVSRSGDFTFSFDHNLGTTALVMQNKTIDIIPFNRIMKEKCRKSVTEKRVIWKVEEWGNQSLWVSTTSNKMWLFEESPLY; this is translated from the coding sequence ATGGCATACAAAGTTTCAACCGATGTCATTTTTTGTAAAGTGAAAGCGGCGCTTCAAAGTTCAGACGGTACACAGAAATTAAGTGCATCAGAAACAGAAATTATGGACTTGTTATGTCGTAAAAATGGCACTGTTGTATCTAAAGAAGCACTGAAGCTAATAGGTTGGCCTGGGTTGGAAGTAACCGATCAATCTTTAACGCAAGCCATCTATTCGCTTAGGAAAAAACTCACCTTATGTGGTTCTGATGATGTGATTGCGACGGTATTTAATCAGGGTTATATCGTTAAAGATGTGGCGGTATTATCGGCTGATACGTTATCTTTACGACCGACGCTTTTTTGCAAATTAAAAGTCTATAAGTTAAAAACCTATAATTTAAAAAAGAGCAATATACTGCCATTTTTTATTTGTTTACTTTTACCCTATATCATTCACGAGCAGTTTATATTCGGTGAACGTTTCAGTGAAAGTTATACTGAAGAGTTAGGCTACTTGTCTCCTAAAGTAAGCTATATATATAATGGTCACTACCTTACATTTATCGCAAATGAGGATATCAACAAAGATAGAAAAGCGATGATTGAAATGTTCGTTGATAAAATACCGGGAAAAAGTAAAGTATTTTCTTTTATAACCAATGATAAAACCTATATTCTAGCTTGCCCATTAAGTAACAATGCCATGATGTGTGACAGTACTGTCAGCGCGGTATTAGAGTTACCGGCGAATGAAGAGAACATAACGGCTCATCAAGTGAATGAATGGTTCTTATTACAGCAAGGCATTAAAAGTGAGCTACCGCTATTTACAGGGGTCATGATGAGCTCGACTAGCTATATGTTTGTTGATGAAGATCTCACTATCACGGATAAAGTGCGCTTTATTTTTGATTTTAATCACCAGGTCGAGAGCGGGTTTAAACAGTTCAAGCTTAAAGATAAAAAATATGAAGGTCGGTATAAAGGCTCTGTACTATATTCAAAGGAATCAGATACAAAAAATACCTTTGTTAGTCGTAGCGGTGATTTTACCTTTAGTTTTGATCATAACCTCGGTACCACAGCGTTAGTTATGCAAAATAAAACCATAGACATCATTCCTTTTAATCGAATTATGAAAGAAAAATGTCGCAAAAGTGTGACAGAAAAACGTGTTATTTGGAAAGTTGAAGAATGGGGGAATCAATCGCTGTGGGTATCCACGACCTCTAATAAGATGTGGCTGTTTGAAGAAAGTCCACTTTATTAG
- a CDS encoding alpha-xenorhabdolysin family binary toxin subunit A: MKTNTTHKRLHGFKISLLALSIVGSTLLHAQTVSEIPPLDYDTIQGDFEGDSLFLDTGSDTSLLSTTEWYQIQAYATAAISLPTTEASLRTLTKFPASDAFTYEYQNLLSEFTSINQSGHDWNSNIYPSIVDLALQLANYGDIHPQLILPLMNQLTQLQQNALVFNLDAAATNRDAALSFLNVLKNFTHIQQQATTKAVENLKQFAADVEAQKAQLDVIEGDFSTLLNSDSISTLRHNISLLNDEIAGYRDDLSEAKRNIGLCAIGGPLVLTICGSIEGARKVRLDNLIADIDNQINAANASLEHAVNLGASYEIAHSNINDMLTHIENALPQLKKVQLHWQGLESDFDSLTTSLNSLDSEDALRNANLLVAGIVSSPLAGTVGPKWLEISNKARQFAQNAYVIME; this comes from the coding sequence ATGAAAACAAACACAACTCATAAACGACTACATGGCTTCAAAATAAGCTTACTTGCTTTATCTATTGTAGGCTCAACATTATTACATGCACAAACCGTCTCTGAAATTCCGCCTTTGGATTATGATACGATCCAAGGTGATTTTGAAGGTGATTCATTATTTCTTGATACAGGTTCAGATACATCCTTACTTTCAACGACCGAATGGTATCAAATTCAAGCCTATGCAACGGCGGCTATCTCATTACCAACAACAGAAGCCTCTTTACGCACACTGACAAAATTCCCAGCCAGTGATGCATTTACGTATGAATATCAGAATTTACTCAGTGAATTCACCAGTATTAACCAGTCAGGTCATGATTGGAACTCCAACATTTATCCAAGCATTGTTGATTTGGCATTACAACTTGCAAACTACGGCGATATACATCCACAACTTATCTTGCCTTTGATGAATCAACTTACCCAATTACAGCAAAACGCCCTCGTGTTTAACCTAGATGCAGCTGCGACTAATCGCGATGCTGCACTCTCATTTTTAAATGTATTAAAGAACTTTACTCATATACAGCAGCAAGCAACAACCAAAGCCGTTGAAAATTTAAAACAATTTGCCGCAGACGTTGAAGCACAGAAAGCACAACTTGATGTTATTGAAGGTGATTTTTCTACATTACTCAACAGTGATTCGATTAGTACGTTAAGACATAATATCAGCCTACTAAACGATGAAATAGCAGGTTACAGGGACGATCTGAGTGAAGCGAAACGTAATATTGGCCTCTGTGCAATAGGTGGTCCGCTTGTTTTAACTATTTGTGGCAGCATTGAAGGCGCTAGAAAAGTACGGTTAGATAATTTGATTGCTGATATAGACAATCAAATAAATGCAGCAAATGCCAGTTTAGAGCATGCGGTTAATCTTGGCGCTTCTTATGAAATCGCGCACTCAAATATCAATGACATGCTGACGCATATTGAAAATGCACTACCCCAGCTTAAAAAAGTACAACTGCATTGGCAAGGTCTAGAAAGTGATTTCGACTCACTCACCACGTCATTAAATTCATTGGATAGCGAAGATGCCTTACGCAACGCCAACTTACTGGTCGCAGGTATTGTCAGTAGTCCACTGGCAGGAACGGTCGGACCTAAGTGGCTAGAAATAAGTAACAAAGCAAGGCAATTTGCGCAGAACGCTTATGTGATCATGGAATAG